One Deltaproteobacteria bacterium DNA segment encodes these proteins:
- a CDS encoding SPFH domain-containing protein, with protein sequence MRPSSSVSKLLLVLSSLLGIVIGLLLGFSSENYIAITVPALLGILLGSILSASVKVVAQWEQMIILRLGRFVTVAPPGVRFLIPTIDSPIFVEMRVQTVDISRQQTITQDNVPVMVNGVIFFEVCDAKAAALEVEDYRQAISRYAQATLRDVVGRLSLDELLSHQERLESEIEKNVSAASQSWGLHVEAIKLEDIDVPEDLKKMMSRQASSEREKRATIIKADGDRQAAAALAEAAAKMAASPGAMQLRTLQTIDSLGPSAANTVVLTLPLEVFELIHSYTDKNKSGSPH encoded by the coding sequence ATGCGACCATCATCATCCGTCTCTAAATTGCTCTTGGTGTTATCTTCTTTGCTTGGCATTGTAATCGGGTTATTGCTGGGTTTTTCTTCTGAGAATTATATAGCAATTACCGTCCCAGCTCTTTTGGGTATTTTGCTGGGTTCGATTTTATCCGCAAGCGTTAAAGTCGTAGCGCAATGGGAGCAAATGATCATTTTGCGACTTGGCCGATTTGTTACAGTGGCTCCACCCGGAGTACGCTTTTTAATACCTACTATAGACTCACCAATTTTCGTCGAAATGCGGGTACAAACTGTGGATATTTCTCGTCAACAAACGATAACCCAAGATAACGTGCCCGTAATGGTAAACGGGGTTATCTTTTTTGAAGTTTGCGATGCTAAAGCTGCCGCCTTAGAAGTAGAAGACTATCGCCAAGCGATATCTAGGTACGCTCAAGCCACTTTACGTGATGTTGTGGGTCGTCTCTCACTTGACGAACTCCTCAGTCATCAAGAACGTTTAGAAAGCGAAATAGAAAAAAACGTTAGCGCCGCCAGCCAGTCATGGGGACTGCATGTTGAAGCTATCAAACTCGAAGATATTGATGTGCCTGAAGATCTTAAAAAGATGATGTCACGACAAGCTTCTTCTGAACGCGAAAAACGCGCAACGATAATAAAAGCAGATGGTGACCGTCAAGCTGCTGCTGCTTTAGCTGAAGCGGCAGCTAAAATGGCCGCCAGCCCTGGGGCAATGCAACTGCGCACTTTACAAACTATTGATAGTCTGGGCCCTAGCGCTGCTAACACGGTTGTCTTAACTTTACCTTTAGAAGTCTTCGAGTTGATACACTCTTATACAGACAAAAATAAATCAGGTTCACCTCATTAA